The following are encoded in a window of Halodesulfovibrio sp. genomic DNA:
- a CDS encoding DMT family transporter, which produces MRQQVKAFFSTPYIAVPIGALIISFSPVLVRLTSVSPDNSAFYRVLFGGITLMLLSAASRERISVPLKIWGLVTLTAVFFAIDLQCWHRAIVYVGPGLATILGNLQVFVTAAFGALLFKEIISKRLIAALPLAVFGLFLLIGLDLNEVSSDILWGLFFGILTAVSYSCYIITLRQSQSTPKKLPLFANMGIISLLTAACIGVAMQAKGGSFVIPTVHDWGYLVAYGVFCQGIGWAFISKGLPELPAAIAGLLMLLQPALAFVWDVLFFNRPTGAYGLLGVALVLFAIGMGIYGQQAVAANKRD; this is translated from the coding sequence GTGCGGCAACAGGTTAAGGCGTTTTTTTCGACACCGTATATTGCGGTGCCGATTGGTGCGTTGATTATTAGTTTTTCTCCGGTTTTGGTGCGGCTTACTTCTGTATCTCCAGATAACTCAGCCTTTTATCGTGTGTTGTTTGGTGGCATTACGCTTATGTTGCTTTCTGCTGCCAGCCGAGAACGCATTTCGGTTCCCCTTAAAATTTGGGGGCTTGTAACGCTCACGGCTGTCTTTTTTGCAATAGATCTTCAATGCTGGCATAGAGCCATTGTGTATGTGGGACCCGGTCTCGCGACGATTCTTGGCAATCTGCAAGTTTTCGTTACGGCAGCATTCGGTGCTCTTCTGTTCAAAGAAATTATTTCCAAACGGCTTATAGCGGCATTGCCGCTTGCTGTCTTTGGGCTATTTCTTCTGATTGGACTCGATTTAAATGAAGTCTCATCTGATATTTTGTGGGGCTTGTTTTTTGGTATTCTTACAGCGGTGTCTTACTCTTGCTACATCATTACGCTTCGGCAGTCGCAGTCAACACCAAAGAAGCTGCCATTATTTGCCAATATGGGGATAATTTCATTGTTGACAGCCGCTTGTATCGGCGTCGCTATGCAGGCAAAAGGTGGTTCGTTTGTTATTCCGACAGTGCATGACTGGGGATACCTTGTTGCGTACGGTGTTTTTTGCCAAGGCATAGGGTGGGCTTTTATCTCGAAAGGACTTCCCGAATTACCAGCGGCAATTGCGGGACTTCTTATGCTGCTGCAACCTGCGCTAGCCTTTGTGTGGGATGTATTGTTTTTCAATCGCCCTACAGGAGCTTACGGACTTTTAGGAGTGGCGCTGGTTCTCTTTGCTATAGGCATGGGAATATATGGTCAACAGGCTGTTGCGGCAAATAAAAGAGATTAA
- a CDS encoding 1,4-dihydroxy-6-naphthoate synthase, with the protein MQLELGISPCPNDTWIFFALANKKIDMPFDITMYMADVEDLNIRARKGDISATKLSVAAMTDCLDDYILLRTGGALGRGCGPIVVTKQDTCFQSAREADKKVAIPGKLTTANMLLSLNNSLKGERVEMLFDQVMPAVQSGAVDAGVVIHEGRFTYENFGLKKVLDLGQWWENTTNLPLPLGAIAIRRDLGMEKARQLEKAIRASLSYVQQHPEEATAYIKEHAQEMDDAVIKEHIATFVNEFSMELGADGEYAIQLLLEKAFELAGKPMPDLPVFVTD; encoded by the coding sequence ATGCAGCTGGAACTCGGAATTTCTCCTTGTCCTAACGACACATGGATTTTCTTTGCCCTTGCAAACAAGAAAATTGATATGCCGTTCGACATTACTATGTATATGGCAGATGTAGAAGATTTAAACATTCGCGCCCGTAAAGGTGATATCAGCGCCACCAAACTTTCTGTTGCCGCCATGACGGACTGCCTTGATGACTACATTTTACTGCGAACCGGCGGTGCGCTCGGCAGAGGCTGTGGCCCTATCGTTGTAACTAAGCAAGACACCTGCTTCCAGTCCGCACGGGAAGCAGATAAAAAAGTAGCCATTCCCGGCAAGCTTACCACTGCCAACATGCTTCTTTCGCTCAACAATTCCCTTAAGGGAGAACGTGTTGAGATGCTTTTCGATCAAGTCATGCCTGCTGTGCAGTCCGGTGCAGTAGATGCAGGTGTTGTCATCCACGAAGGGCGTTTCACATACGAAAATTTTGGACTCAAAAAAGTTCTCGACCTCGGTCAATGGTGGGAAAACACAACGAACCTTCCATTGCCGCTCGGAGCTATCGCCATCCGTCGGGATCTCGGTATGGAAAAAGCAAGGCAGCTGGAAAAAGCAATTCGAGCAAGCCTGAGTTACGTGCAACAACATCCAGAAGAAGCAACTGCTTATATTAAAGAGCATGCACAAGAAATGGATGATGCTGTTATCAAAGAACACATTGCAACCTTCGTAAACGAATTTTCAATGGAACTTGGTGCTGACGGAGAGTATGCCATCCAACTGTTACTAGAAAAAGCATTCGAGCTAGCTGGCAAACCAATGCCTGATCTTCCTGTATTTGTTACTGATTAA
- a CDS encoding tetratricopeptide repeat protein, with protein sequence MNNKFYGQFVARGVTIRAPKTLVAILPAVATLALEKIQGIKSSITNAKNGLFNRDYLHHAANRELRMIREGFHLSGETAGSEEYRASVGVVLLDLSGLRSVAMDFGHLFAEDLAVQFADALSSVTPEQAFVCNSGDYEYAILIPTGTSSSCRKIAVEAVNTLRAIQKVHDVTEHRVGVDVAAGYAAFPQDFEGAQFDLDSDEQSRLLIRKARISSNVAKRLGKTLTTPHVLGFNRLLHEGGAVREVLPLNRVVVDVGGSMGAREGQRFSVWSCNYSSSQAGGTPSNSLIKRHPLYKGELVLMEVREADSIAEIMHMGDPTWSFEPTDAIKLLPEEKGISSAVDNNDTAEQFDSLTGLYKHRDFIARFTKEREKTDSFALALVRLSRMPHDNGGAGEQILAEATQLCRDLLGNDMIGGRYGINSLICFYPEGKPEFVQVLFNELCVRLLATLGIEASVGVFCYPYLDYRKGDALECCLKALEYAMLLPEPRVGILDSLALNISADKFYSKNDPFGAIEEYKRALLADEDNTLAWNSLGVCYAGLGRKEEARKHFEGALARDEDDVMALYNLGHISQTLGHFVDARQYYDDCLSRDDKHFFSLIRLGQVSEQEKDFAKAREFFERARALDENKPLVERNFARLCLKEENPVKAREHLHQALLYNPQDAVALELMARIYLDGGEDPEIAEVLARQAAALRPDFKGAWLQLARALEACGKKQEAHQALVKAGEL encoded by the coding sequence ATGAATAATAAATTTTATGGGCAGTTTGTCGCCAGAGGGGTAACGATCAGGGCTCCTAAAACGCTTGTCGCTATATTACCGGCTGTAGCAACGCTCGCTCTTGAAAAAATACAGGGTATAAAATCCAGTATCACCAACGCAAAAAACGGGTTGTTTAATCGTGACTACTTACATCACGCAGCAAACCGTGAATTGCGTATGATTCGCGAAGGCTTTCATCTTTCGGGTGAGACAGCAGGAAGTGAAGAGTATAGAGCCTCAGTAGGTGTTGTGCTGCTTGATCTTTCTGGCTTGCGCTCTGTTGCGATGGATTTTGGACATCTTTTTGCCGAAGACTTGGCTGTTCAATTTGCGGATGCGCTTTCTTCGGTGACTCCTGAACAGGCGTTTGTCTGCAACAGCGGTGACTATGAGTATGCCATTTTGATTCCGACAGGTACTTCCAGTTCATGTCGAAAAATAGCCGTAGAAGCTGTGAATACGCTTCGGGCTATCCAAAAAGTGCATGACGTGACCGAACACAGGGTTGGAGTGGATGTTGCGGCGGGATATGCTGCATTCCCTCAGGATTTTGAAGGGGCACAGTTTGATTTGGATAGCGATGAGCAAAGCCGTTTGCTGATTCGTAAAGCGCGCATTAGTTCAAATGTTGCTAAACGGCTTGGAAAGACCCTTACCACTCCGCATGTGCTTGGCTTCAACCGTCTTTTGCATGAAGGTGGAGCTGTGCGTGAGGTTCTGCCGCTAAATCGTGTTGTTGTAGATGTTGGCGGTTCTATGGGAGCACGGGAAGGGCAGCGTTTTTCCGTATGGTCATGTAACTACAGCTCAAGCCAAGCTGGTGGCACGCCATCAAATTCGTTGATTAAGCGCCACCCTCTCTACAAGGGTGAGCTAGTACTTATGGAAGTACGTGAAGCAGATTCCATTGCAGAAATTATGCACATGGGTGACCCTACATGGTCCTTTGAACCGACTGATGCAATTAAGCTGTTGCCGGAAGAAAAAGGGATCAGTTCCGCCGTTGACAATAACGATACAGCAGAACAGTTCGATTCTTTAACAGGGCTGTACAAGCATAGAGATTTTATTGCGCGATTTACCAAGGAGCGTGAAAAGACAGACTCCTTCGCTCTCGCGCTGGTACGATTATCCCGCATGCCGCATGACAATGGTGGAGCAGGGGAACAAATCTTAGCGGAAGCAACTCAGCTGTGCCGCGATCTTCTTGGTAATGACATGATTGGCGGGCGGTACGGCATAAACTCGCTTATCTGCTTTTATCCAGAAGGAAAGCCGGAATTTGTACAGGTTCTTTTCAATGAACTTTGTGTGCGTTTACTGGCTACCCTTGGAATCGAAGCATCTGTGGGTGTATTTTGTTATCCGTACCTTGATTACCGCAAAGGTGATGCGCTGGAATGTTGTTTGAAAGCGCTTGAGTATGCAATGCTGTTGCCGGAGCCACGAGTGGGGATTCTTGATTCCCTTGCTTTGAACATCAGTGCTGATAAATTTTATTCTAAGAATGACCCGTTCGGTGCAATCGAGGAATATAAGCGGGCATTGCTTGCTGATGAAGACAACACCCTTGCCTGGAACTCTCTTGGTGTCTGCTATGCTGGCTTAGGGCGTAAGGAAGAAGCCCGTAAGCACTTTGAAGGTGCACTTGCTCGCGATGAAGACGATGTAATGGCATTGTATAATCTTGGGCACATATCGCAAACGCTTGGGCATTTTGTTGATGCACGACAATATTATGATGATTGTCTTTCGCGCGACGACAAGCATTTCTTCTCCCTTATCCGCTTAGGGCAGGTGAGTGAGCAGGAAAAAGATTTTGCTAAAGCCCGTGAATTTTTTGAGCGCGCCCGTGCGTTAGATGAGAACAAACCTCTCGTGGAACGAAACTTTGCACGATTATGCCTGAAAGAAGAGAATCCGGTTAAAGCCCGTGAGCATTTACATCAGGCACTGTTGTATAATCCGCAAGACGCTGTAGCGTTGGAGTTAATGGCGCGTATTTATCTGGATGGGGGAGAAGATCCTGAAATTGCAGAAGTGCTGGCACGACAGGCAGCAGCGTTGCGACCGGATTTTAAAGGAGCATGGCTCCAGCTTGCGCGTGCTCTAGAAGCATGCGGTAAGAAACAGGAAGCGCATCAAGCGCTGGTGAAAGCAGGTGAGTTATAG